From the genome of Cryptococcus tetragattii IND107 chromosome 8, whole genome shotgun sequence, one region includes:
- a CDS encoding peptidyl-tRNA hydrolase encodes MSTVRTEGIFPSIIFSILAFTLGYQAHSLLSRSTPAVAAPKSPKGTRSPRKFQQQDDYESASDTESDASDNAAALATDLSDIKYSSFEEMKLVLVVNDELKMTKGKIVAQAGHATLACAMTLKEANPKLFKAWQMQGQPKIALRGANTEEIETLAAQARSVNLCARTIRDAGRTQVAPGSKTIVGIGPGPAKLINTITGKLKLL; translated from the exons ATGAGCACCGTTAGAACGGAAG GGATCTTCCCATCCATTatcttttccatccttgCTTTTACTTTAGGCTACCAAGctcattctctcctctctcgcTCAACCCCAGCCGTCGCTGCCCCCAAATCTCCCAAGGGCACAAGATCACCCAGAAAATTTCAACAGCAAGATGACTATGAATCAGCGTCTGACACCGAGTCTGATGCTTCCGATAATGCCGCTGCTCTCGCAACCGACCTTTCCGACATCAAGTATAGCAGctttgaagagatgaagttgGTGTTGGTCGTGAATGATGAGTTGAAGATGACTAAGGGGAAGATTGTGGCGCAGGCTGGCCATGCTACTCTGGCCTGTGCGATGACCCTCAAGGAAGCCAATCCCAAG CTCTTCAAGGCTTGGCAAATGCAAGG GCAACCAAAAATCGCTCTTCGTGGTGCCAACactgaagagattgagacCCTCGCCGCCCAGGCTCGAAGCGTCAACCTCTGTGCTAGGACTATTAGGGATGC TGGACGGACACAAGTTGCTCCCGGATCAAAAACCATTGTCGGTATCGGACC CGGTCCGGccaagctcatcaacacCATTACGGGGAAGCTTAAGCTTCTTTGA